From Sparus aurata chromosome 9, fSpaAur1.1, whole genome shotgun sequence, a single genomic window includes:
- the usp9 gene encoding ubiquitin carboxyl-terminal hydrolase 9X isoform X4, producing MTATTRGSPVGGNDSQGQGQGQAPDAQSQPPLPQNQTSSPNSSNENSPVSPPDEQGQGDGPPQLEEEEPAFPHTDLAKLDDMINRPRWVVPVLPKGELEVLLEAAIDLSKKGLDVKCEACQRFFRDGLTISFTKILTDEAVSGWKFEIHRCIINNTHRLVELCVAKLSQDWFPLLELLAMATNPHCKFHIYNGTRPSETVPAGAQLADDELFARPPDPRSPKGWLVDLINKFGTLNGFQMLHDRFMSGQALNVQIIAALIKPFGQCYEFLTLHTVKKYFLPVIEMVPQFLENLTDEELKKEAKNEAKNDALSMIIKSLKNLASRVPGQEETVKNLEIFRLKMILRLLQISSFNGKMNALNEVNKVISSVSYYTHRHNPEEEEWLTAERMAEWIQQNHILSIVLRDSLHQPQYVEKLEKILRFVIKEKALTMQDLDNIWAAQAGKHEAIVKNVHDLLAKLAWDFSPEQLDHLFDCFKASWTNASKKQREKLLELIRRLAEDDKDGVMAHKVLNLLWNLAHSDDVPVDIMDQALSAHIKILDYSCSQDRDTQKIQWIDRFIEELRTNDKWVIPALKQIREICSLFGEAPQNLSQTQRSPHVFYRHDLINQLQHNHALVTLVAENLSAYMETMRQFSKEEQAEFDPQTVRPGSRYSHVQEVQERLNFLRFLLKDGQLWLCAPQAKQIWKCLAENAVFLCDREACFKWYSKLMGDEPDLDPDINKDFFENNVLQLDPSLLTENGMKCFERFFKAVNCREGKLVAKRRAYMMDDLELIGLDYLWRVVIQGSDDIASRAIDLLKEIYTNLGPKLQVNQVEIHEDFIQSCFDRLKASYDTLCVLDGDKDSINCARQEAIRMVRVLTVLKEYINECDSDYHEERTILPMSRAFRGKHITLIVRFPNQGRQVDDLDIWSHTNDTIGSVRRGILNRIKANAAHTKIELFIGGEVVDPADDRKLIGQLNLKDKTLITAKLTQVSANMPSSPDSSSDSSTGSPGNHGNHYSDGPNPEVESCLPGVIMSLHLRYISFLWQVADLGCNLNMPLLRDGARVLMKLMPPDNTTVENLRAVCLDHAKLGENSLSPSLDSRFFGPSPSQVLYLIEVVYALLMPASATLGEDASDFQYNFLKSGGLPLVLSMLTRNNFLPSADMETRRGAYLNALKIAKLLLTAVGFGHVKAVAEACQPNAEGNIPVSPINQATHDQALVLQNALQNIPNPASECMLRNVAIRLAQQISDEVTENNFFQASKYIPDICVIRAVQKIVWASGCGTVQLVFSSNEEISKIYEKTNAAKEPDGEDEQVCCEALEVMTLCFALMPTALDTLSKEKAWQTFIIDLLLHCHSKSVRQMAQEQFFLMATRCCMGHRPLLFFITLLFTVLGSTAKERAKHAGDYFTLLRHLLNYAYNSNINLPNAEVLLNNEIDWLKRIRDEVKRTGETGVEETILEGHLGVTKELLAFQTPEKKYYIGCEKGGANLIKELIDDFIFPASNVYLQYMKSGEFPTEQAIPVCSTPASINAGFELLVALAVGCVRNLKQIVDTLTDMYYLGCETLTEWEYLPPVGPRPNKGFVGLKNAGATCYMNSVIQQLYMIPPIRNGILAIEGTGTDVDDDMSGDEKQENESNVDPRDEVFSYHHQFDDKPSSKSEDRKEYNIGVLRHLQVIFGHLAASRLQYYVPRGFWKQFRLWGEPVNLREQHDALEFFNSLVDSLDEALKALGHPAMLSKVLGGSFADQKICQGCPHRYECEESFTTLNVDIRNHQNLLDSMEQYVKGDLLEGANAYHCEKCNKKVDTVKRLLIKKLPPVLAIQLKRFDYDWERECAIKFNDYFEFPRELDMEPYTVAGVAKLEGDDVNPENQVIQQNEPSEPTPPGSSKYRLVGVLVHSGQASGGHYYSYIIQRNGGDGEKNRWYKFDDGDVTECKMDDEEEMKNQCFGGEYMGEVFDHMMKRMSYRRQKRWWNAYILFYERMDSLDKDSELVKYISELTISSTKPHQVKMPGVIECSVRKQNVQFMHNRMQYSLEYFQFIKKLLTCNSVYLNPPPGQDHLLPEAEEIAMISAQLAARFLFSTGFHTKKVVRGPASDWYDALCILLRHSKNVRYWFAHNVLFAYPNRFSEYLLECPSAEVRGAFAKLIVFIAHFSLQDGPCPSPTASPGPSAQGCDNLSLSDHLLRAVLNLLRREVSEHGRHLQQYFNLFVMYANLGLAEKTQLLKLNVPATFMLVALDEGPGPPIKYQYAELGKLYTVVSQLVRCCDVSSRMQSSINGNPPLPNPYGDTNLTAPVMPVQQLVAEILFVRTSYVKKIIEDCSNSEETVKLLRFSCWENPQFSSTVLSELLWQVAYSYTYELRPYLDLLLQILLIEDSWQTHRIHNVLKGIPDDRDGLFDTIQRSKNHYQKRAYQCIKCMVALFSNCSVAYQILQSNGDLKRKWTWAVEWLGDELERRPYTGNPQYTYNNWSPPVQSNETSNGYFLERSHSARMTLAKACELCPEEEPDEQEAPDDQDSSPPEDTSLYPHSPGTTQFQQNNHPHGQPYTGPAAQHMNNPQRPGPASAPTPGPTQTPTPAPGPTPGPGPRAQENWESTEEVTPAPTSTPAPAPPKE from the exons ATGACGGCCACCACGCGTGGCTCTCCGGTGGGGGGCAATGACAGTCAGGGCCAGGGCCAGGGCCAGGCACCTGATGCCCAGAGCCAGCCCCCACTGCCACAGAACCAG ACATCATCTCCAAACTCATCTAATGAGAACTCTCCAGTGAGCCCACCAGATGAGCAGGGCCAGGGTGATGGGCCCCCACAGTTGGAAGAGGAGGAGCCCGCTTTCCCTCACACTGACCTAGCTAAGCTGGATGACATGATCAACAG GCCTCGTTGGGTCGTTCCAGTTTTGCCAAAAGGAGAATTAGAAGTCCTCTTGGAAGCTGCTATAGACCTGAGTAAAAAAG GACTGGATGTGAAGTGTGAGGCATGTCAGAGGTTTTTCCGAGATGGTCTGACCATCTCCTTCACAAAGATCCTGACAGACGAGGCAGTCAGTGGCTGGAAGTTTGAAATCCAT AGGTGCATCATCAATAACACACACCGGTTGGTGGAGCTGTGTGTGGCCAAGCTCTCTCAGGACTGGTTCCCTCTACTGGAGCTGCTGGCCATGGCCACCAACCCTCACTGCAAGTTCCACATCTACAACGGCACACGGCCCTCTGAGACTGTCCCCGCTGGAGCACAGCTGGCCGACGATGAGCTCTTCGCCAGACCACCAGACCCACGCTCTCCTAAG GGCTGGTTGGTGGACTTAATAAACAAATTTGGCACGTTAAACGGGTTTCAAATGTTGCACGATCGCTTCATGAGCGGCCAAGCACTGAACGTCCAGATCATCGCTGCACTTATCAA GCCTTTTGGCCAGTGTTACGAGTTCCTCACATTGCACACGGTAAAGAAGTACTTCCTTCCAGTCATCGAGATGGTTCCCCAGTTTCTAGAGAATCTAACTGATGAGGAGCTGAAGAAAGAGGCCAAGAATGAAGCCAAAAACGACGCACTGTCCATGATAATCAAGTCTCTGAAGAATCTGGCTTCTCGTGTACCAGGGCAGGAGGAGACCGTGAAAAATTTAGAGATTTTTAGGTTAAAAATGATTCTTAG GTTATTGCAAATTTCTTCTTTTAACGGCAAAATGAATGCACTAAATGAAGTGAACAAGGTGATCTCCAGTGTGTCTTACTACACTCATCGACATAACCCTGAAGAGGAGGAATGGCTGACAGCGGAGCGCATGGCG GAGTGGATCCAGCAGAACCACATTCTGTCCATTGTGCTGAGGGACAGTTTGCACCAGCCGCAGTACGTAGAGAAACTGGAGAAGATCCTTCGCTTTGTTATCAAAGAGAAAGCGCTTACAATGCAGGATCTGGACAACATCTGGGCTGCACAG GCTGGTAAGCATGAGGCCATTGTGAAGAATGTCCATGACCTCCTAGCCAAGCTGGCGTGGGACTTCTCACCCGAGCAGCTTGATCACCTTTTTGACTGTTTCAAG GCAAGCTGGACCAATGCCAGCAAGAAGCAGCGTGAAAAACTGCTGGAGCTTATCCGGCGCTTGGCTGAGGATGATAAGGATGGCGTGATGGCCCACAAGGTCCTTAACTTGCTGTGGAACCTGGCACACAGTGATGATGTGCCTGTAGACATCATGGATCAGGCTCTTAGTGCTCACATCAAGATATTGGATTACAGTTGCTCCCAG GACAGAGACACGCAGAAGATTCAATGGATAGATCGCTTCATAGAGGAGCTACGAACCAATGACAAATGGGTGATCCCAGCCCTGAAGCAAATCAGAGAGATCTGTAGCCTCTTTGGAGAAGCCCCTCAAAACCTTAG TCAAACCCAGAGAAGTCCTCATGTGTTTTACCGCCACGACCTGATCAACCAGCTGCAGCATAACCATGCACTGGTCACCCTGGTGGCTGAGAACCTCTCGGCCTACATGGAGACCATGAGGCAGTTCTCTAAAG AAGAACAAGCTGAGTTTGACCCACAGACAGTCAGGCCGGGAAGCCGCTACAGCCATGTCCAGGAAGTACAGGAGCGACTAAACTTCCTGAG gTTCCTGCTTAAAGATGGCCAGCTGTGGTTGTGTGCCCCTCAGGCCAAGCAGATCTGGAAGTGTCTGGCCGAGAATGCAGTGTTTCTCTGTGACCGTGAGGCCTGCTTCAAATG GTACTCAAAGTTGATGGGTGATGAGCCCGACCTGGACCCAGATATCAATAAGGACTTCTTTGAGAACAATGTTCTACAGTTGGACCCCTCACTGCTCACGGAGAATGgcatgaagtgctttgagaggTTCTTCAAGGCTGTCAACTGCAGGGAGGGCAAGCTGGTAGCAAAGCGCAGGGCCTACATGATGGATGACCTGGAACTCATAGGCTTGGACTACCTTTGGAGG GTGGTAATTCAAGGAAGTGATGACATCGCCAGCCGAGCCATAGACCTGCTGAAAGAGATCTACACCAATCTTGGACCAAAACTGCAAGTCAATCAG GTCGAAATTCACGAAGATTTCATCCAGTCATGTTTTGACCGTCTGAAGGCATCCTATGACACCCTGTGTGTGTTAGATGGAGACAAAGACAGCATTAACTGTGCCCGTCAGGAGGCAATCCGCATGGTGCGAGTTCTTACTGTGCTCAAAGAGTACATCAATGAGTGTGACAGTGACTACCATGAGGAGAGGACTATCCTGCCTATGTCCAG AGCTTTCCGTGGGAAGCACATCACATTGATCGTCCGTTTCCCCAACCAGGGGCGTCAGGTGGATGACTTGGATATTTGGTCACACACTAACGACACAATCGGCTCGGTTCGGCGTGGCATCCTAAACAGGATCAAAGCTAATGCTGCACATACCAAGATAGAACTCTTCATCGGTGGGGAGGTTGTTGATCCAGCTGACGACAGGAAGCTGATTGGACAGCTCAATTTGAAGGACAAAACG CTGATAACCGCCAAGCTGACCCAGGTGAGTGCCAACATGCCCTCAAGCCCAGACAGCTCCTCTGATTCATCCACTGGCTCTCCTggtaaccatggcaaccacTACAGTGATGGGCCCAACCCTGAGGTGGAGAGCTGTCTTCCTGGTGTG ATCATGTCGCTGCATCTTCGATACATCTCCTTCCTGTGGCAGGTGGCTGACCTGGGCTGCAACCTCAACATGCCACTGCTCAGAGATGGAGCTCGAGTTCTCATGAAACTCATGCCCCCAG ATAACACTACAGTGGAGAATCTGCGAGCTGTGTGTCTGGACCATGCCAAGCTCGGTGAGAACAGCCTCAGCCCTTCACTGGACTCACGTTTCTTCGGCCCGTCACCCTCACAAGTGCTCTACCTCATCGAG GTTGTTTATGCTTTGCTGATGCCAGCCAGTGCCACTCTGGGAGAGGATGCCAGCGACTTCCAGTACAACTTCTTGAAGAGTGGTGGGCTTCCCCTGGTGTTGAGCATGCTCACCAGAAACAACTTCCTCCCATCGGCAGACATGGAGACTCGGCGTGGGGCTTACCTCAATGCACTGAAGATCGCAAAGCTCCTTCTTACTGCCGTAGGCTTTGGGCATGTCAAGGCTGTGGCTGAAGCCTGCCAGCCCAACGCTGAGGGAAATATTCCTGTCTCACCG ATTAATCAGGCCACTCATGACCAGGCCCTGGTCCTCCAGAATGCCCTGCAAAACATCCCTAACCCTGCCTCAGAATGCATGCTGCGCAACGTAGCCATCCGCCTGGCCCAGCAGATTTCTGATGAGGTTACAGAAAAT AATTTCTTCCAGGCATCAAAATACATCCCAGACATTTGTGTGATCCGAGCGGTACAGAAAATAGTTTGGGCGTCAGGCTGTGGCACAGTGCAGCTCGTCTTCAGTTCTAATGAAGAGATCAGCAAAATATATGAGAAG ACAAATGCAGCAAAGGAGCCGGATGGGGAGGATGAGCAGGTGTGTTGTGAGGCCCTGGAGGTAATGACACTGTGTTTCGCCCTCATGCCAACGGCTCTGGACACACTCAGTAAGGAGAAGGCCTGGCAGACCTTCATCATAGACTTGTTGCTTCACTGCCACAGCAA ATCTGTGCGTCAAATGGCCCAGGAGCAGTTTTTCTTAATGGCAACTAGGTGCTGCATGGGCCATCGACCCCTTCTGTTCTTCATCACCCTCCTATTCACTGTGTTGGGG AGTACGGCCAAGGAGCGCGCCAAACATGCCGGAGACTACTTCACTTTACTCAGACACCTTCTGAACTATGCCTATAACAGCAACATCAACCTGCCAAATGCTGAGGTGCTCCTCAACAATGAGATTGACTGGCTGAAACGGATAAGG GATGAGGTTAAGAGGACTGGGGAGACTGGTGTGGAGGAAACCATCCTGGAGGGCCACCTCGGAGTCACCAAAGAACTTTTAGCCTTCCAGACACCAGAGAAGAAGTATTACATTGGGTGTGAGAAAGGAGGAGCGAACCTTATTAAG GAGCTGATTGATGACTTCATCTTCCCAGCATCTAACGTGTACCTGCAGTACATGAAGAGTGGGGAGTTCCCCACAGAGCAGGCCATCCCAGTGTGCAGCACCCCTGCTTCCATAAACGCTGGCTTTGAGCTCCTGGTTGCACTTGCTGTGGGCTGTGTACGCAACCTCAAGCAAATAGTCGACACCCTCACTGACATGTACTACTTAG GTTGCGAGACACTGACAGAATGGGAGTACTTGCCTCCAGTGGGGCCACGGCCCAACAAAGGCTTTGTAGGGTTGAAGAACGCTGGGGCCACCTGTTATATGAACTCAGTCATTCAACAGCTGTACATGATCCCTCCAATCCGGAACGGCATCTTGGCCATTGAGGGCACAGGCACTGACGTGGACGATGACATGTCGGGGGATGAGAAGCAGGAGAACGAG AGTAACGTGGATCCTCGTGATGAGGTGTTCAGCTACCACCATCAGTTTGATGATAAACCTTCCAGCAAGTCAGAGGACAGGAAGGAATACAACATTGGTGTATTACGTCACCTCCAGGTCATTTTTGGACATCTGGCTGCATCCAGACTGCAGTACTACGTCCCAAGGGGATTCTGGAAACAGTTCAG GTTATGGGGTGAGCCAGTGAACTTGCGGGAGCAGCATGATGCTCTAGAGTTTTTCAACTCTTTAGTAGATAGTCTGGATGAAGCTTTGAAAGCCCTGGGCCACCCTGCCATGCTCAGCAAGGTGCTGGGTGGGTCCTTTGCTGACCAAAAGATCTGTCAGGGATGCCCCCACAG GTATGAGTGTGAGGAGTCGTTCACAACACTCAATGTAGACATCAGAAACCACCAGAACCTGTTGGACTCCATGGAGCAGTATGTTAAAGGAGATCTGCTTGAGGGGGCCAACGCCTACCACTGTGAGAAGTGTAACAAGAAG GTGGACACTGTGAAGCGCCTGCTCATTAAGAAGCTGCCACCTGTCCTGGCCATCCAGCTGAAGCGCTTCGACTATGACTGGGAGAGGGAATGTGCCATCAAGTTCAACGACTACTTTGAGTTCCCCAGGGAATTAGACATGGAGCCGTACACGGTAGCTGGTGTGGCCAAGTTAGAGGGTGATGACGTCAATCCAGAGAACCAGGTTATCCAACAAAACGAACCCTCTGAACCCACACCCCCAGGCAGCTCCAAGTATCGTCTGGTGGGAGTGCTGGTTCACTCAGGCCAGGCCAGCGGTGGACACTACTATTCCTACATTATCCAGAGGAACGGGGGTGATGGCGAGAAGAACCGCTGGTATAAGTTTGACGATGGGGATGTGACTGAGTGCAAGATGGACgatgaggaggagatgaagaaccAGTGCTTTGGAGGGGAATACATGGGCGAGGTGTTTGATCATATGATGAAAAGAATGTCGTACCGCAGGCAGAAGCGCTGGTGGAATGCCTACATCCTATTCTATGAGCGTATGGACTCACTGGACAAGGACAGCGAGCTTGTCAAATACATCTCGGAGTTGACCATCTCCTCCACCAAGCCACATCAGGTCAAGATGCCTGGTGTCATTGAGTGCAGCGTCCGCAAGCAGAACGTCCAATTCATGCACAACCGAATGCAATACAGCCTGGAATATTTCCAGTTCATTAAGAAACTTCTGACCTGTAACAGTGTCTATTTAAACCCTCCTCCAG GACAAGACCATCTTCTGCCAGAGGCAGAAGAGATTGCTATGATAAGTGCTCAGCTGGCTGCCAGGTTCCTCTTCAGCACAGGTTTTCACACCAAGAAAGTAGTACGGGGTCCTGCCAGTGACTG GTATGACGCCCTCTGCATCCTGCTGAGACACAGTAAGAATGTACGCTATTGGTTTGCACACAATGTTCTGTTTGCGTACCCCAACCGGTTCTCGGAGTACCTGCTCGAGTGCCCGAGCGCTGAGGTCCGTGGTGCATTTGCCAAGCTCATCGTCTTCATCGCTCACTTCTCCCTGCAAGACGGCCCCTGCCCCTCTCCCACCGCCTCGCCTGGACCCTCTGCTCAG GGCTGTGATAACCTCAGTCTAAGTGACCACCTGTTGAGAGCTGTACTCAACCTGCTCAGAAGAGAGGTTTCTGAACATGGCCGTCACCTGCAGCAGTACTTCAACCTCTTTGTCATGTATGCCAATTTGG GTCTGGCAGAAAAGACACAGCTGTTGAAGCTGAATGTCCCCGCCACATTCATGTTGGTTGCTCTGGACGAGGGTCCCGGCCCTCCCATTAAGTACCAGTATGCTGAGCTGGGCAAGCTCTACACAGTGGTCTCCCAGCTGGTCCGTTGCTGTGACGTCTCCTCACGCATGCAGTCCTCCATTAATG GTAACCCTCCTCTTCCTAACCCATATGGTGACACCAACCTGACGGCCCCAGTGATGCCTGTGCAGCAGCTGGTGGCAGAGATTCTGTTTGTGAGGACGAGCTACGTGAAAAAGATCATCGAGGACTGCAGCAACTCTGAGGAGACAGTAAAGCTGCTTCGCTTCAGCTGCTGGGAGAACCCTCAGTTTTCTTCCACTGTGCTCAGTGAGCTGCTCTGGCAG GTGGCTTATTCCTACACCTACGAACTGAGGCCTTACCTGGACTTGCTGCTACAGATCCTGCTCATTGAGGACTCCTGGCAGACACACAG GATCCACAATGTGCTTAAGGGCATTCCAGATGACAGAGATGGGCTTTTTGACACAATCCAGCGCTCAAAGAACCACTACCAGAAACGAGCCTACCAGTGCATCAAGTGTATGGTGGCCCTGTTTAGCAACTGCTCTGTGGCTTACCAGATCCTACAG agtAATGGTGACCTGAAACGAAAGTGGACGTGGGCAGTGGAGTGGTTAGGGGACGAGCTGGAGAGGAGGCCCTACACAGGGAATCCCCAGTACACCTACAACAACTGGTCCCCTCCAGTTCAGAGCAACGAGACCTCCAATGGCTACTTCCTGGAGCGGTCACACAGTGCACGCATGACAC